GCCATGGAGGATATATAAGTGAAGTTCTTTGCCGGGCAGAGTTAtagtccatctgtccatctaaAGATAGAGGCACCATGTTGTCTGTAGCTCTGTTTTACCTTGTAGCTGTGATTTGTTCTGCAAGACGGACACATGCTCTACCTCTGTACTCTGACACCAACCTGGAGCCACAGGCAGGTAAGACTCTGTTCATGCTGACTTCTTTAATTTTACTGGAAAAGGTCAGTTTGGCGTTTAAAATTTGACCTTTTGACTTGATCAACACTATTTACTCCGTCTGTTTTACTGCATTTGTGTGAGACATGAGCTCAGTTGTTAGTGCTTACACCTCAATGATGATTCAACCAAACTCTGTTCATAATATTCATTAATGTCCTTAGGTAGTTAAGTTCTATCTTAACTTTGATAAAATATTTATCCTTTTctaggttttgtttttcaagaTATAGTTAAATTAAGTTATTCTGCGCAGGGTTCTTCAAAATGAGAGGGTGATGATGAGGGGGTGATGATTGTTTTATCTCAACAGATTTCATTCAAAAATTAGTGTCAGAGGTAGAGGATGGACCCAACGCTGCTGAGGGGGAGCAGAGAGAGGTGAATGATCTGTATCCTCTACTGATGCAGCACAATGGAGGGAGAGAGTCCTGGAGTAGAggtaaaaataatacaaatatcaTGCAGATTAATCAATCACAAATGGTCAATATATTGATTTTTCTCCGTCTGTGTTTTTTAAGGCGCTAAAGATTCAGCACAACAAGATAAGTTAGCAAACACGGTAAGTAGAACCGCAGCCACTAATTGATTTATCAAATACTTGTCAACTATGAAATGAATCATCAATTAATTtgaaagtttatcagtttgagtaatttagaaaaagacaaaattttctgattccagctttttaaaggtgaatattttctggtttctatACTCCTCATTGACAGTTAACTTAATATTTTTGAGTTGTggataaaacaagacatttgaagacttGATCTTCGGCTTTATTGGGAAACagtgatcaacatttttcaccatttgcCATACACCGGGGGGGCTTACAGAGGTTTATTGCAGGATCTGAGATTGAGATCAGGTACATTCAGGCACAGAGGCTCACAAATGAATACAGGAATCAGACCACAGAGGGCTTTAAACAGGGGTGTAGATTTTGTTACTGCATTGAGGGAGGCACAGAAACAGAGGAGGTTGGTAGGCCTCCCCTAGGAAAATTTAAGgattaaacatttaatttcctgcattctggtgacttCTTTTTTACCAAACGGAAACGTCCCgtcctgaaaaatgaagccaacacggaAGTGCCAAAAGCAGCTCCTCGAATGACTCTAAAAGTGAGGCGGTCCCCATAGACCGCCAtgctaaaatgccaaacttaacAGCGGAAATAaacgtgtttacagcctggtaaaaAAGTGGTTTCCTTTTGTATAGCTAATTTTCCTGTTCGTGACAATTGTATGGTGGGAGAATTTTCATATAAGTCacctgtttaaattttattaaggtGTGAAGTTATGTGTTATTAGGGGCATGCCTGCTTTTAGACATAGGCTGCctgccgatagtgtcctcagTCTCAGTCAGAATCACCCCTCGCTCCTCAACAGCTCCCATCCTTGTAACTCAAGGCTCCAAAaagccaagatggtgacagcgaaaatgccaaactcaaggctccAAAAGATTAATGGATGATGGCACGTTGGCTACATTTGatattttcatacagtctatgaaTTTTATGCAACAATTTGTGCCTTTCCTGCATCAGTCAAAGGTGGACATGTCTTTAATGTCATCAAAATTAAGGTCAGTTTTTATTGTgtgggacaaatgcacatgttctattTATTGAGGGGAATGTGTCCCCTGCCTCCCCCTGAAATCTTCGCCAGAAACCAAATCCACTAGAAACCAATGTGATGTGGCTGTAGTGTACCGTAAATGAGTGCGTAGCCACAACACATCATCTgcatcatgttttgttttttccttgttttcagGTCGAGGACCTCAGAGAAGCCGTCTTGAAGCTGGCAGCGGCTGACAAGCTTCGCTCTCAGGGTTTTCTCAGATCAGAGCAGAACttgccaaaaacaaacaaaagaggtGAGTCTATCAGGGACACGCCACACCTGCTCTTTATACAAGGTCTGTGACGACAGCTCCGAGCATTTAATCCTGAGCTGACATCatataaaaaacacactaaTGCAATGATCTCATCAGAAGAATGTTTAACTAAGG
This region of Epinephelus fuscoguttatus linkage group LG9, E.fuscoguttatus.final_Chr_v1 genomic DNA includes:
- the urp1 gene encoding urotensin-related peptide 1; this translates as MLSVALFYLVAVICSARRTHALPLYSDTNLEPQADFIQKLVSEVEDGPNAAEGEQREVNDLYPLLMQHNGGRESWSRGAKDSAQQDKLANTVEDLREAVLKLAAADKLRSQGFLRSEQNLPKTNKRACFWKYCVTN